One Desulfonatronum thioautotrophicum DNA window includes the following coding sequences:
- a CDS encoding DNA-binding protein: MNEMIVDSSETIQARIKKDRAFAEALLREAADMFLNGEAEAARLLLRDVVNATVGFEQIAVETNRPSKSIHRMLSARGNPTMESLSAIFSATRKVLNIRFETNTVHHA; encoded by the coding sequence ATGAATGAGATGATCGTTGATTCTTCGGAAACCATTCAGGCGCGGATCAAGAAAGATCGGGCATTTGCCGAGGCATTATTACGAGAAGCAGCCGATATGTTCCTTAACGGGGAAGCTGAAGCCGCTCGTCTACTGCTGCGAGATGTGGTCAATGCGACCGTGGGGTTTGAACAAATCGCGGTGGAAACAAATCGCCCGAGTAAAAGCATTCATCGGATGCTTTCCGCGCGAGGCAACCCAACAATGGAAAGCCTATCCGCTATTTTTTCCGCTACTCGGAAGGTCTTAAACATTCGTTTTGAAACGAATACTGTTCACCACGCATAG
- a CDS encoding type II toxin-antitoxin system HicA family toxin produces the protein MADFTPDLKKYLREAGCFFERQGKGDHEIWYSPLSSQRFVVDNAIKSRHTANAVLKQAGLPKKF, from the coding sequence ATGGCTGATTTCACGCCAGACCTCAAAAAGTACCTCCGAGAAGCTGGCTGCTTTTTTGAACGGCAAGGTAAAGGCGATCATGAAATCTGGTACAGCCCTCTCTCATCGCAACGATTCGTTGTGGACAATGCCATCAAATCCAGACATACCGCCAATGCCGTGCTGAAACAGGCCGGGCTGCCCAAAAAGTTCTAA
- a CDS encoding DUF1902 domain-containing protein, whose product MISLVEICYHQGLIDAEQLLRLDQTLLKNGYGLYLMGLVGGGEVVNWKWEVGRGEWERSGRNGLFLLMGGQMDRKPYFIRAEWDDEAAVWVASSDDVPGLATEEETLEGLVAKLAVMVPELLEANAMEAWDDAPFELFSRRFVMPQRAHA is encoded by the coding sequence GTGATCAGCCTTGTGGAAATCTGCTACCACCAAGGCTTGATTGACGCCGAACAACTCCTGCGCTTGGACCAGACTTTATTGAAGAATGGGTATGGGCTGTATTTGATGGGGTTGGTGGGGGGGGGGGAGGTAGTGAATTGGAAGTGGGAAGTTGGAAGAGGCGAGTGGGAGCGTAGTGGTCGAAACGGCTTGTTTTTATTGATGGGGGGACAAATGGACCGCAAACCCTATTTTATCAGGGCTGAATGGGACGATGAGGCAGCGGTATGGGTGGCCAGTAGTGACGATGTGCCAGGGCTGGCGACTGAGGAAGAAACACTGGAAGGGCTTGTTGCCAAGTTGGCGGTCATGGTTCCTGAATTGCTGGAAGCCAATGCCATGGAAGCATGGGATGACGCACCTTTTGAACTTTTCAGCAGGCGCTTTGTTATGCCTCAAAGAGCGCATGCCTGA